From Cervus canadensis isolate Bull #8, Minnesota chromosome 28, ASM1932006v1, whole genome shotgun sequence, one genomic window encodes:
- the RNF182 gene encoding E3 ubiquitin-protein ligase RNF182, with protein MASQPSEEAAESQVSDELECKICYNRYNLKQRKPKVLGCCHRVCAKCLCKIIDFGDSPHGVIVCPFCRFETCLPDDEVSSLPDDNNILLNLTCGGGKGKKCLPENPTELLLTPKRLASLVSPSHASSNCLVITIMEVQRDSSPSLSSTPVVEFYRPSSFDSVTTAVSHNWTVWNCTSLVFQTSVRVLVWLLGLLYFSSLPLGIYLLVSKKVTLGVVFVSLVPSSLVILMVYGFCQCVCHEFLDCLAPSS; from the coding sequence ATGGCCAGTCAGCCGTCAGAGGAGGCGGCCGAGTCTCAGGTCTCGGACGAGCTGGAGTGTAAGATCTGCTACAACCGGTACAACCTCAAACAGAGGAAGCCCAAGGTGCTGGGGTGCTGCCACCGGGTGTGCGCCAAATGCCTGTGCAAGATCATCGACTTCGGGGACTCCCCGCACGGCGTCATCGTCTGCCCTTTCTGCAGGTTCGAGACGTGCCTGCCGGACGACGAAGTCAGCAGCCTGCCCGACGACAACAACATCCTGCTGAACCTGACCTGCGGCGGCGGCAAAGGCAAGAAGTGCCTGCCGGAGAACCCCACCGAGCTGTTGCTGACCCCCAAGCGGCTGGCCTCGCTGGTCAGCCCCTCGCACGCGTCCTCCAACTGCCTGGTCATCACCATCATGGAGGTGCAGCGGGACAGCTCGCCCTCGCTCAGCTCCACGCCCGTGGTCGAGTTCTACCGGCCCTCCAGCTTCGACTCGGTGACCACCGCCGTGTCGCACAACTGGACCGTGTGGAACTGCACGTCCCTGGTCTTTCAGACGTCCGTCCGGGTGCTGGTGTGGTTGCTGGGTTTGCTCTACTTCAGCTCCTTGCCCTTGGGCATCTATTTACTAGTCTCCAAGAAGGTCACGCTGGGGGTCGTCTTCGTCAGCCTGGTCCCCTCCAGCCTCGTCATCCTGATGGTGTACGGCTTCTGCCAGTGCGTCTGCCACGAGTTCCTAGACTGTCTGGCACCGTCCTCTTAA